From the Gramella sp. Hel_I_59 genome, one window contains:
- a CDS encoding gluconate 2-dehydrogenase subunit 3 family protein → MNRRQLIKNLGLGAGVFVVGPSALSLLQSCKNEPDYDWQPVYLSASNGLALKQVLDTILPATDTPGASDLNIAQFIDSYMDTVAEPERAKEFKRSADAFAQAFEKEFEKSQDDGAKEDYDQILKKYLKATPADQEKYMKRNTETQDAQNQEPDVEMDSDAGAYAYLNNVRDMAIWAWKNSEEVGENVMWYDPIPGEYIPCGPVSELGGGKAMSL, encoded by the coding sequence ATGAATAGAAGACAATTAATAAAAAATCTCGGACTGGGTGCAGGAGTTTTTGTAGTAGGGCCTTCGGCATTAAGTCTTTTGCAAAGCTGCAAGAATGAACCTGATTATGACTGGCAACCGGTATACCTAAGTGCTTCAAACGGACTCGCATTAAAACAGGTACTCGATACTATTTTACCCGCGACAGATACACCCGGAGCTTCAGATCTTAATATTGCACAGTTCATTGATTCTTACATGGATACCGTGGCTGAACCGGAAAGAGCTAAAGAATTTAAACGATCTGCAGATGCTTTTGCACAAGCCTTTGAAAAAGAATTCGAAAAATCACAGGACGATGGAGCGAAAGAAGATTATGATCAGATACTTAAGAAGTATCTAAAAGCGACTCCGGCAGATCAGGAGAAATATATGAAACGTAATACCGAGACTCAGGATGCACAAAATCAGGAGCCTGATGTTGAAATGGATTCAGATGCCGGAGCTTATGCTTATCTGAATAACGTTCGGGATATGGCGATATGGGCATGGAAGAACAGCGAAGAAGTGGGTGAGAATGTTATGTGGTATGATCCAATTCCTGGAGAATATATTCCTTGCGGCCCGGTAAGTGAACTTGGTGGCGGAAAAGCGATGTCTTTATAG
- a CDS encoding GMC family oxidoreductase has product MNNYYENDSYDAIVVGTGISGGWAAKELTEKGFKTLVLERGRMVEHVKDYPTMNDDPWDYKFKGQVPLDEKKRQLKQARTGYTVSEPSKHWFVDDIKHPYNETKRFDWMRGYHVGGRSIMWGRHSYRLSDLDFEANKKDGTGVDWPIRYKDISPWYDYVESYIGVCGEKLGLSQLPDGQFLPPMDLNCVEDHLRQSISENFDGRVMTSGRVAHITGDKKFEGRSKCQFRNRCIRGCPYGGYFSSNSSTLPAAEKTGNMTLRPNSIVSEVLYDADTKLATGVKVVDTESGETMEFKANVVFLCASAVASASILMQSKSDRFPDGMGNDSGELGHNVMDHHFKAGASGNYDGFQDMYYKGRKPNGIYLPRFRNLNGNNEVDFLRGYGYQGGASRTNWADSVAEAGYGEDLKKAVTEPGGWNMGLMGFGETLPYHENKMSLDYNKLDEWGLPTVTFDAEFKENELKMRKDMVDQAVQMLEKAGFKDVSGYDDIGAPGLGIHEMGMARMGRDPKTSVLNGNNQVHEAKNVYVTDGAFMTSAGCQNPSLTYMAMTARAADHASKNFKKSNA; this is encoded by the coding sequence GTGAATAACTATTATGAAAATGACAGCTATGATGCTATAGTTGTTGGAACAGGTATTAGTGGTGGCTGGGCAGCAAAAGAGCTTACCGAAAAAGGTTTTAAAACACTTGTTTTGGAACGTGGTCGTATGGTAGAGCATGTCAAGGACTATCCAACAATGAACGATGATCCATGGGATTACAAATTCAAAGGGCAGGTTCCACTAGACGAAAAGAAACGACAGCTGAAGCAGGCAAGAACCGGCTATACTGTTTCTGAACCTAGCAAACACTGGTTTGTAGATGATATTAAGCATCCTTATAACGAAACAAAAAGATTTGACTGGATGCGTGGATACCACGTTGGAGGTAGATCGATTATGTGGGGAAGACATAGTTACAGATTAAGCGATCTTGATTTTGAAGCGAATAAAAAGGATGGAACAGGAGTGGACTGGCCTATTCGATATAAGGATATTTCTCCCTGGTATGATTACGTAGAATCCTATATAGGAGTTTGCGGTGAGAAATTAGGTTTGAGTCAATTGCCAGATGGTCAATTCTTACCACCAATGGATTTAAATTGTGTGGAAGATCATCTTAGACAAAGTATTTCTGAAAATTTCGACGGTCGGGTAATGACTTCCGGTCGGGTTGCTCATATAACCGGTGATAAAAAGTTCGAGGGCCGTTCTAAATGTCAGTTTAGAAATAGATGTATTCGTGGTTGTCCTTATGGAGGATATTTCAGTAGTAACTCTTCTACTTTACCTGCTGCGGAAAAAACCGGAAACATGACCTTGAGACCAAACTCTATTGTGAGTGAAGTTCTATATGATGCAGATACTAAACTTGCTACCGGAGTAAAAGTTGTAGACACTGAAAGTGGAGAGACTATGGAATTCAAAGCCAATGTGGTCTTTCTATGTGCTTCAGCCGTGGCTTCTGCAAGTATTTTAATGCAATCAAAATCTGATCGTTTCCCTGATGGTATGGGGAATGATTCAGGAGAACTAGGACATAATGTGATGGATCACCATTTTAAAGCTGGGGCATCTGGTAATTATGATGGTTTTCAGGATATGTATTATAAAGGAAGAAAGCCAAATGGTATATACCTGCCAAGATTCAGAAACCTTAACGGGAATAATGAAGTTGATTTCTTGAGAGGTTATGGTTACCAGGGAGGTGCCAGTCGTACGAACTGGGCAGATAGCGTTGCGGAAGCAGGTTATGGTGAAGATCTTAAGAAAGCGGTGACAGAACCAGGAGGCTGGAATATGGGATTGATGGGCTTTGGTGAAACTCTGCCATATCACGAAAATAAAATGAGTCTTGATTATAATAAACTGGATGAATGGGGACTACCAACCGTAACTTTTGATGCCGAATTTAAAGAGAATGAGCTGAAGATGCGTAAGGATATGGTAGATCAGGCTGTACAAATGCTTGAAAAAGCTGGATTTAAAGATGTTAGTGGTTACGATGATATTGGTGCGCCAGGTCTTGGAATACACGAAATGGGGATGGCCAGAATGGGTAGAGATCCTAAAACATCTGTACTTAACGGAAATAACCAGGTTCACGAGGCTAAAAACGTATACGTAACCGATGGAGCATTTATGACTTCTGCCGGTTGCCAGAACCCGTCGTTAACTTATATGGCCATGACCGCAAGAGCGGCAGATCATGCCTCGAAAAACTTTAAGAAGTCTAATGCATAA
- a CDS encoding sugar phosphate isomerase/epimerase family protein, which translates to MNFRSLRACSLFLAISLSLSTISCKNQTDSSNENESQEIAEKTNDSLFFKISLAQWSLHRPIFEGSLDPMDFAEKSSEMGFEGVEYVTSFYAEKVKDSKTPEEDLQKVLDTLKTRSEEFGVKNLLLMIDGEGDLATTDSVARNQAVENHKKWVDAAQFLGCHSIRVNLFGDEERENWKNNSIDALKKLSEYAATKDINVLVENHGYLSSDADLLVSVMDAVNMENCGTLPDFGNFCLKREGGARWQAECIEEFPKYEGVEKLMKHAKAVSAKSYTFDMEGNEEVIDYKKMLKIVKDVGYTGFIGIEYEGTDMDPEKGINATRDLLIKAGKQI; encoded by the coding sequence ATGAATTTCAGATCACTTAGAGCCTGCAGTCTCTTTCTTGCTATTAGCCTTTCCCTGTCTACTATTTCTTGTAAGAATCAAACTGATTCCAGTAACGAGAATGAATCACAGGAAATTGCAGAAAAAACAAATGATTCCTTATTCTTCAAAATTTCACTAGCACAATGGTCCCTACACCGCCCAATTTTTGAAGGTAGCCTGGACCCGATGGATTTTGCTGAAAAATCCAGTGAAATGGGTTTTGAAGGAGTAGAATATGTTACAAGTTTTTATGCTGAAAAAGTAAAAGATTCTAAAACTCCTGAAGAGGATCTACAAAAAGTACTGGACACACTTAAAACCAGAAGTGAAGAATTTGGAGTGAAGAATTTACTCCTTATGATCGATGGCGAAGGAGATCTTGCAACCACCGATTCTGTAGCAAGAAACCAGGCAGTAGAAAATCATAAAAAATGGGTAGATGCCGCTCAATTTCTTGGTTGCCATTCCATAAGAGTGAATCTGTTTGGTGACGAGGAAAGAGAGAACTGGAAAAACAATTCTATAGATGCCCTCAAAAAGCTATCTGAATATGCCGCAACTAAAGACATCAATGTATTAGTAGAAAATCACGGTTATTTATCTTCAGATGCAGATCTTCTGGTTAGTGTAATGGATGCCGTTAATATGGAAAACTGCGGAACCCTGCCAGATTTCGGGAATTTCTGTTTGAAACGTGAAGGTGGTGCCAGATGGCAGGCAGAATGTATCGAAGAGTTTCCAAAATATGAAGGCGTGGAGAAATTGATGAAACATGCAAAAGCGGTTAGTGCGAAATCTTACACCTTCGACATGGAAGGCAACGAAGAAGTCATCGATTATAAAAAGATGCTAAAGATCGTTAAAGATGTTGGTTATACCGGCTTTATCGGTATCGAATATGAAGGAACAGACATGGATCCTGAAAAAGGTATCAATGCCACCAGAGATCTACTTATCAAAGCAGGAAAGCAAATTTAA
- a CDS encoding nucleoside permease, translating into MSKLVRFQLSLMMFLEFFIWGGWFVTLGTYLGYNLDATDVQISTAFSTQSWGAIIAPFIVGMIADRFFNAEKILGILHLTGAILMYFMYQSTDFAEFYPLVLAYMIAYMPTLALVNSVSFNQMKDPAKEFSFIRVFGTIGWIIAGLVISYIFFWDSPESRQEGMLKNTFIMVSIASAFLGIFSFTLPKTPPSADKSKKVSIVETLGLDALGLLKDRNFLMFFLASVLICIPLAFYYQNTNPFLSEVGVENPTGLMTIGQASEVLFLLLLPFFFKRFGFKLTIIAGMLAWTLRYLLFAYGNSGELIFMLITGIALHGICYDFFFVSGQIYTDFKAGSKYKSSAQGLITLATYGVGMLIGFYVAGLITNAYVTGDKMHEWETIWVYPAAFAFGVLLLFALFFRNEKIDKKDIEI; encoded by the coding sequence ATGAGCAAATTAGTCCGCTTCCAATTATCCTTAATGATGTTCTTAGAATTCTTCATTTGGGGTGGCTGGTTCGTAACACTGGGAACCTATCTCGGTTACAATTTAGATGCAACAGACGTTCAGATCTCAACCGCTTTTTCTACACAATCCTGGGGAGCTATCATCGCACCTTTTATTGTAGGAATGATCGCCGACAGGTTTTTTAATGCTGAAAAGATCCTTGGAATTTTACATCTTACAGGTGCAATTTTGATGTACTTTATGTATCAAAGCACAGATTTTGCTGAATTCTATCCGTTAGTACTTGCTTACATGATCGCCTATATGCCAACCCTGGCTCTTGTCAATTCGGTAAGCTTTAACCAGATGAAAGATCCTGCAAAAGAATTTTCATTTATTCGCGTTTTCGGGACAATTGGATGGATCATAGCCGGACTGGTGATCAGTTATATTTTCTTCTGGGATTCTCCGGAATCAAGACAGGAAGGAATGCTGAAAAACACCTTTATAATGGTAAGTATTGCTTCAGCATTTTTAGGAATTTTCAGCTTTACGCTTCCTAAAACTCCACCATCAGCAGATAAATCTAAAAAAGTAAGTATAGTAGAAACACTAGGTCTGGATGCGCTGGGATTACTGAAAGACAGAAACTTTCTAATGTTCTTCCTGGCATCTGTACTTATTTGTATTCCGCTGGCTTTTTATTATCAAAATACAAATCCATTCCTTTCTGAAGTTGGAGTAGAAAACCCAACCGGTTTAATGACTATAGGACAGGCTTCTGAGGTTTTGTTCCTATTACTACTACCCTTCTTCTTTAAAAGATTTGGTTTTAAATTGACAATTATCGCTGGAATGCTGGCCTGGACCTTACGTTACCTGCTATTCGCTTATGGAAATTCCGGAGAGTTAATATTTATGCTTATTACTGGAATCGCCTTACACGGGATCTGCTATGATTTCTTCTTCGTTTCTGGACAGATCTATACAGATTTTAAAGCCGGCTCAAAGTATAAAAGTTCTGCACAGGGATTAATCACTCTCGCCACCTATGGCGTGGGAATGCTGATAGGTTTCTATGTCGCTGGTTTGATCACCAATGCGTACGTTACCGGAGACAAGATGCACGAATGGGAAACTATTTGGGTATATCCGGCGGCATTTGCATTTGGAGTCCTGCTCCTTTTTGCCTTATTTTTCAGGAACGAAAAGATCGACAAAAAAGATATTGAAATTTAA
- a CDS encoding Gfo/Idh/MocA family oxidoreductase yields the protein MMSKIKLGILGGGEESLIGILHRVAANMFDQFEIVGGVFDTNHQKSLDFGKKLQLDPSRVYRDLDHLVDEEAKLSEEDRMQVVSVLTPNFLHFPMAKQLLENGYNVICEKPLTTTFEEANILNQLQKKNNKIFAVTYTYTGYPMIRQMKTMIANGEIGEIQKVDVQYYQGWINPLIHDKEKRASTWRLDPEKSGISCCIGDIGTHAFNMAEYVTGMQVKNILSDLNYLYEDNPMDIDGTVLLRFSEKIKGVLRASQIATGEENNFSVKIYGDKGGLKWEQENPNYLYLLKEDQPLQVLKPGHAYNSDFALEGTKLPAGHPEGIFDSMGNIYYGVAQAIKDNSKFEGSYPKLHDGYRGMHFIEQTVASHKQGNVWVSMEEE from the coding sequence ATTATGAGTAAGATCAAACTCGGAATATTAGGCGGCGGTGAAGAATCTCTAATAGGAATTCTGCACAGAGTCGCGGCAAATATGTTCGACCAGTTTGAAATTGTAGGTGGTGTATTTGATACCAATCATCAAAAAAGTCTTGATTTTGGTAAGAAACTTCAGCTTGATCCATCAAGAGTCTATCGTGATCTAGATCATCTTGTAGATGAAGAAGCAAAGCTTTCAGAAGAAGATAGAATGCAGGTGGTTTCGGTACTCACTCCTAATTTTCTTCATTTTCCAATGGCAAAACAGTTGCTTGAGAATGGATATAATGTGATTTGCGAAAAGCCATTGACCACCACTTTCGAAGAAGCGAATATTCTAAATCAACTTCAGAAAAAAAACAACAAGATTTTCGCGGTAACTTACACCTACACTGGATATCCTATGATCAGGCAGATGAAGACCATGATCGCAAATGGTGAAATAGGTGAAATTCAGAAAGTAGATGTACAATACTATCAGGGCTGGATCAATCCGTTAATTCATGATAAGGAGAAACGTGCGTCCACATGGAGACTCGACCCGGAAAAGTCTGGAATTAGCTGTTGTATTGGTGATATTGGAACGCATGCTTTCAATATGGCGGAGTATGTTACCGGAATGCAGGTAAAAAATATCCTGTCAGATCTTAATTATCTGTATGAAGATAATCCTATGGATATTGACGGCACCGTTCTTTTACGCTTTTCTGAAAAGATCAAAGGGGTACTACGAGCAAGTCAGATCGCTACAGGTGAAGAAAATAATTTTTCAGTCAAGATATATGGAGATAAAGGCGGTTTAAAATGGGAACAGGAAAACCCGAATTATCTTTATTTATTGAAAGAGGATCAACCACTGCAAGTCCTTAAACCAGGTCATGCTTATAACAGCGACTTCGCCCTTGAGGGAACTAAACTTCCTGCAGGACATCCTGAAGGGATTTTTGATTCTATGGGGAATATCTATTATGGAGTAGCGCAGGCAATAAAAGATAACAGCAAATTTGAAGGTTCATATCCCAAATTGCACGATGGCTATAGAGGAATGCATTTTATAGAACAAACAGTAGCTTCCCACAAACAAGGTAATGTTTGGGTAAGCATGGAAGAAGAATAA
- a CDS encoding sugar phosphate isomerase/epimerase: protein MKTIKGPAVFLAQFMDDHAPFNSLEGLCKWASNLGYKGIQIPTWETRLIDLKKAAESKTYCDELAGTVGSYGLEITELSTHLQGQLVAVHPAYDLMFDNFAPDDYKNNPKARTEWAVDQLKYAAKASRNLGNDVHGTFSGALLWHTFHPWPQRPEGLVEMGFKELANRWMPILNTFDEQGVDVCYEIHPGEDLHDGVTFERFLEATNNHKRVNILYDPSHFVLQQLDYLEYIDHYHEFIKMFHVKDAEFKPTGKKGMFGGYGDWKDRAGRYRHPGDGQVDFKNAFSKLTEYGCNVWAVLEWECCIKSPEQGAREGAPFIQKHIIEATQKRFDDFAGSEIDENKLKNILGI from the coding sequence ATGAAGACAATAAAAGGACCGGCAGTTTTTCTGGCTCAGTTTATGGATGATCATGCGCCTTTCAATTCCCTGGAAGGTTTGTGCAAATGGGCTTCAAACTTAGGCTATAAAGGAATTCAGATCCCAACCTGGGAGACTAGGCTTATAGATCTTAAAAAGGCTGCAGAAAGTAAAACGTATTGCGATGAACTTGCTGGAACCGTAGGTTCTTACGGACTTGAGATCACCGAACTAAGCACACACCTGCAGGGACAGCTAGTTGCTGTACATCCTGCTTACGACCTAATGTTCGATAATTTTGCTCCAGATGATTATAAAAATAATCCGAAAGCAAGAACTGAATGGGCGGTCGATCAATTAAAATATGCGGCTAAGGCCAGTAGAAATTTAGGAAATGATGTTCATGGCACCTTTAGTGGCGCTTTGTTATGGCATACTTTTCACCCCTGGCCTCAGCGACCTGAAGGACTTGTGGAAATGGGTTTTAAAGAACTTGCAAACAGATGGATGCCAATCCTGAACACTTTTGATGAACAGGGAGTTGACGTTTGTTATGAGATACATCCAGGAGAAGATCTGCATGATGGAGTGACCTTTGAACGTTTTCTTGAGGCTACCAATAATCACAAACGAGTGAATATTCTTTATGACCCAAGCCATTTCGTATTACAGCAATTGGATTACCTGGAGTACATCGATCACTATCATGAATTCATAAAAATGTTCCATGTCAAAGATGCCGAATTCAAACCTACGGGCAAAAAAGGAATGTTTGGTGGCTATGGGGACTGGAAAGACCGCGCTGGTAGATATAGACATCCCGGCGACGGTCAGGTAGATTTTAAAAATGCTTTTTCTAAGCTTACTGAATACGGTTGTAACGTGTGGGCAGTGTTGGAATGGGAATGCTGTATCAAAAGCCCTGAACAGGGTGCCAGAGAAGGTGCACCATTTATTCAGAAGCATATTATTGAAGCAACTCAAAAGCGTTTTGATGATTTTGCAGGTTCAGAAATCGATGAAAATAAACTCAAGAATATTTTAGGAATTTAA
- a CDS encoding DUF1080 domain-containing protein, with the protein MKRLAIIGCSILALTACKNENKETEAENMDTQESVAMQEEEQEWQELFNGEDLQGWKAYNKDSISSQWKVEDGVIAFAPSAEERESSENLITEDEFENFEMSFEWKISEGGNSGVMWAVQEEEQYAEPYLTGPEIQVLDNQKHPDAKNGPNRTAGALYDMVPPSEDATKPAGEWNKETIYINHEENKGWVELNGTRVTEFPVHGEEWEEMVKNSKFGEWEGFGTNRSGHIALQDHDDKVWYRNIKIKELSNSAK; encoded by the coding sequence ATGAAAAGATTAGCAATTATAGGCTGTTCAATATTAGCGCTTACTGCGTGTAAGAACGAAAATAAAGAAACCGAAGCTGAGAATATGGACACTCAGGAGTCGGTTGCCATGCAGGAAGAAGAGCAGGAATGGCAGGAACTATTTAATGGTGAAGATCTTCAGGGTTGGAAAGCATATAATAAAGATAGTATCTCCTCCCAGTGGAAAGTTGAAGATGGTGTGATCGCCTTTGCTCCTTCAGCTGAAGAAAGAGAATCTTCTGAAAATCTTATTACTGAAGATGAATTCGAAAACTTTGAAATGAGTTTTGAATGGAAAATTTCCGAAGGTGGAAATAGCGGGGTGATGTGGGCAGTTCAGGAAGAGGAACAATATGCTGAGCCTTATTTAACCGGACCAGAAATTCAGGTACTGGACAATCAAAAGCACCCAGATGCTAAAAATGGTCCAAACCGAACTGCAGGAGCTCTATATGATATGGTTCCTCCAAGTGAAGATGCCACCAAACCTGCCGGGGAATGGAACAAAGAGACAATCTATATCAATCACGAAGAGAATAAAGGTTGGGTAGAACTAAATGGAACTCGTGTTACTGAATTTCCTGTACATGGTGAAGAATGGGAAGAAATGGTGAAGAATTCGAAGTTTGGTGAATGGGAAGGCTTCGGAACAAATCGTAGCGGCCATATTGCCTTACAGGATCATGATGACAAGGTTTGGTATCGTAACATAAAGATCAAGGAATTATCAAATTCTGCTAAATAA
- a CDS encoding bifunctional alpha/beta hydrolase/OsmC family protein codes for MNKKDISFINADGKELKGVLELPLNETPTNFAIFAHCFTCNKNFHAPTNISRTLASHGYGVLRFDFTGLGDSEGDFEDTNFSGNVEDLISAAKYLEENYHAPSIMIGHSLGGAAALFASKQLESIRCMVTINAPSNLTHVKSHFKSNMKEIEEQGYAEVNIGGREFRIKQQFVKDLDDNEDATALQEIRKALLILHSPQDNIVSIDHAEDLYRSAWHPKSFVSLDGADHMLSDKSDSLYTGNLIATWAARYIDSEEKEELSTDHEVVANLGEHGYTTQIRTGNHSFIADEPAKVGGADLGPTPYELVSAGLAACTSMTIQMYARRKNWSIQNVETHVSYSKKHADDCENCEDAGAKIDTFEREISIKGDLDEKQLERALQIADKCPVHKTLSTTGKINSKLRD; via the coding sequence ATGAATAAGAAGGATATAAGCTTTATAAATGCAGACGGCAAAGAACTGAAGGGAGTTCTTGAATTACCACTTAATGAAACCCCTACAAACTTCGCGATCTTTGCCCATTGTTTTACCTGTAATAAAAATTTTCACGCTCCCACAAACATTAGCCGGACGCTGGCATCACATGGCTACGGTGTGCTAAGATTCGATTTTACGGGCCTGGGAGATAGTGAAGGAGATTTTGAAGACACCAACTTTTCAGGAAATGTAGAAGATCTTATTTCTGCAGCTAAGTACCTGGAGGAAAATTACCATGCGCCAAGCATCATGATTGGTCATTCACTGGGAGGAGCGGCAGCCTTATTTGCCTCGAAACAGCTGGAAAGTATTCGTTGTATGGTTACCATTAATGCACCTTCCAATCTTACCCACGTAAAATCTCACTTTAAATCCAATATGAAGGAGATCGAAGAACAGGGTTATGCCGAAGTAAATATTGGCGGTAGAGAATTCAGGATCAAACAGCAATTTGTAAAGGACCTGGATGATAATGAGGATGCAACAGCGCTACAGGAGATTAGAAAAGCTTTGCTAATATTACATTCTCCACAAGATAATATTGTATCCATAGATCATGCTGAAGATTTGTATAGATCTGCGTGGCATCCAAAAAGCTTCGTTAGCCTTGACGGAGCAGACCATATGCTGAGTGATAAAAGTGACTCATTATATACAGGAAACCTGATCGCTACCTGGGCTGCACGTTATATAGATTCGGAAGAAAAGGAAGAGCTAAGTACAGATCATGAGGTGGTCGCAAATCTTGGTGAACATGGCTATACTACCCAGATTAGAACAGGCAATCATAGTTTTATAGCAGATGAACCTGCCAAAGTTGGTGGTGCAGATCTTGGTCCTACTCCTTACGAGTTAGTATCCGCGGGACTTGCCGCCTGTACTTCCATGACCATTCAAATGTATGCGCGCCGGAAGAACTGGAGTATTCAGAATGTAGAAACACATGTTAGTTATTCGAAAAAGCATGCTGATGACTGTGAAAATTGTGAAGATGCCGGTGCTAAAATTGATACATTCGAAAGAGAGATCTCGATCAAAGGTGATCTTGATGAAAAGCAACTGGAACGTGCGCTGCAGATCGCAGATAAATGCCCGGTCCATAAAACCTTATCCACTACCGGTAAAATAAATTCCAAATTGCGTGATTAA
- a CDS encoding superoxide dismutase family protein, with product MKRISLSLVLCAGLVFTGCKNDKKEKEMDDQNETEMSSEMDSQKNDEKKKAKVTLQSVSNSDLNGNVVFTQEDGEVSMTAIISGLAEGTHAIHIHEKGDCSAADGKSAGGHWNPTGEDHGKWGDSEGFHKGDIGNFEVDENGNGTVNLTTDEWCLDCGDKNKDLAGKAVIVHDGVDDYTSQPSGAAGTRVGCGVIEM from the coding sequence ATGAAACGTATTAGTTTATCTCTAGTTCTTTGCGCCGGATTAGTTTTCACAGGATGTAAGAACGACAAGAAAGAAAAAGAAATGGATGACCAGAATGAGACCGAAATGTCTTCTGAAATGGACAGCCAGAAAAATGATGAAAAGAAGAAAGCAAAAGTTACTTTGCAATCTGTCAGCAATTCAGATCTTAATGGTAATGTAGTATTTACCCAGGAAGATGGTGAAGTTTCTATGACTGCAATTATTAGTGGTCTTGCTGAAGGAACTCACGCTATTCACATTCACGAAAAAGGAGACTGTTCTGCAGCAGATGGAAAATCTGCCGGTGGACACTGGAACCCAACTGGTGAAGACCATGGAAAATGGGGTGATTCAGAAGGTTTCCACAAAGGTGATATAGGAAACTTCGAAGTTGACGAGAATGGAAATGGAACCGTTAATCTTACAACCGATGAGTGGTGTCTTGATTGTGGTGACAAGAATAAAGATCTTGCTGGAAAAGCAGTAATCGTTCATGATGGTGTAGATGATTACACATCTCAACCTTCAGGAGCAGCCGGAACCAGAGTTGGTTGCGGAGTTATTGAAATGTAA
- a CDS encoding sigma-70 family RNA polymerase sigma factor — MQQDGLIHELQNGNQRAFERIYELYSESVYGIIFSIVNDQDIAEEILQDVFLKIWNNASSYNSSKGRFFTWILNIARNASIDQLRSKRHKNSQKNLTADNFVDILESKSNFSAQADAIGIQKYIDVLKPVCKKLIDLLFFKGFTQKETAEELDMPLGTVKTRNRACINSLRNMLAE; from the coding sequence ATGCAGCAGGACGGTTTAATCCATGAACTTCAGAATGGTAATCAAAGAGCTTTCGAAAGAATCTATGAGCTTTATTCTGAAAGTGTTTACGGTATTATATTCAGTATAGTGAACGATCAGGATATTGCAGAGGAAATATTACAGGATGTCTTTTTAAAGATCTGGAATAACGCTTCATCATACAATTCAAGCAAAGGCAGGTTTTTTACCTGGATCTTAAATATCGCCCGAAATGCTTCTATAGATCAGCTTCGCTCCAAGAGACACAAGAACAGCCAGAAAAACCTGACAGCAGATAATTTCGTAGATATTCTGGAAAGCAAGTCTAACTTTTCTGCTCAGGCAGATGCAATTGGGATTCAGAAATATATTGATGTTTTAAAGCCCGTTTGTAAGAAATTGATAGACCTGCTGTTCTTTAAAGGATTTACACAGAAGGAAACAGCAGAAGAGCTGGATATGCCACTGGGCACGGTTAAAACCCGTAACAGAGCATGTATTAATTCCCTTCGGAATATGTTAGCTGAATAA
- a CDS encoding anti-sigma factor, with translation MEIKEYIESGILELYVYGALTETESREVSAVLKKHPEVEKEVEEIEAALLKLSAATAPYNPEALLASIKTKLSGKGDREVVTMETESRTPWVSYIGWAASILLLVGLFFLFEDNNDLREQLNSEKVRSARMEQQIVDIREDAEKSEDLLAILRSKNISRVSLKGQNVAPEAYAAVYWNQEDNKAYIDAKELPEPPRGKVYQVWSLKMDPLTPTSIGLLDSYEVDDNKIFELENANQSEAFGITLEPEGGSESPTMEQLYVLGAVSAP, from the coding sequence ATGGAAATCAAAGAATACATAGAATCAGGAATTTTAGAGCTTTATGTTTATGGAGCTTTAACCGAAACTGAAAGCAGGGAAGTATCTGCAGTACTCAAGAAACATCCTGAAGTCGAAAAGGAAGTTGAAGAGATTGAGGCAGCATTGCTTAAACTTTCGGCAGCGACAGCTCCTTACAATCCAGAAGCCTTGCTAGCCAGTATAAAAACCAAGCTCTCTGGAAAAGGTGATCGTGAAGTGGTTACTATGGAAACTGAAAGTAGAACACCATGGGTATCTTACATTGGATGGGCAGCCAGCATCTTATTACTAGTTGGTTTATTCTTCCTGTTTGAAGATAACAATGATCTAAGAGAGCAACTAAATTCTGAAAAAGTACGCAGCGCCAGAATGGAACAGCAAATTGTTGATATTCGTGAAGACGCAGAAAAAAGCGAAGATCTTTTGGCTATACTCCGAAGCAAGAACATTTCCAGGGTAAGCCTAAAAGGTCAGAACGTAGCTCCTGAAGCATATGCAGCGGTTTACTGGAACCAAGAAGATAATAAAGCATACATTGATGCAAAGGAATTACCTGAACCTCCTAGAGGTAAGGTCTACCAGGTATGGTCTCTAAAAATGGATCCTTTAACACCAACGAGTATAGGTCTTCTGGATTCTTACGAAGTAGACGACAACAAAATATTCGAGCTTGAGAATGCAAACCAGTCTGAAGCATTCGGTATAACACTGGAGCCTGAAGGTGGTAGTGAATCACCAACCATGGAACAACTCTATGTACTTGGTGCAGTATCTGCTCCCTAA